From the Vibrio algarum genome, one window contains:
- a CDS encoding bifunctional 4-hydroxy-2-oxoglutarate aldolase/2-dehydro-3-deoxy-phosphogluconate aldolase, with protein MSTTLDKLKELKVIPVIAIDRAEDIIPLGKALAENGLPAAEITFRSDAAEEAIRLLREAQPDMLIGAGTILNREQAIAAKEAGATFIVSPGFNPNTVKACQEIGIDIVPGVNNPSTVEAALEMGLKTLKFFPAEASGGIAMVKSLLAPYTDIELMPTGGISSKNINDYLAIPRVIACGGTWMVDKKLINEGRWDEIGRLAKDAADLVK; from the coding sequence ATGAGTACAACATTGGATAAACTGAAGGAACTTAAAGTCATTCCGGTTATTGCTATAGACAGAGCCGAAGACATTATTCCTTTGGGAAAAGCGTTAGCCGAAAACGGTTTACCTGCAGCAGAAATCACCTTCCGTTCCGATGCCGCAGAAGAAGCAATTCGTCTACTTAGAGAAGCACAACCAGACATGCTTATTGGCGCTGGGACCATTTTAAATAGAGAGCAAGCCATTGCAGCAAAAGAAGCAGGCGCGACCTTTATAGTTTCTCCTGGGTTTAACCCAAACACAGTAAAAGCGTGTCAGGAGATAGGCATTGATATTGTACCGGGTGTCAATAACCCGAGTACAGTAGAGGCAGCATTAGAGATGGGCCTCAAAACGCTCAAGTTTTTTCCAGCAGAAGCATCTGGTGGAATTGCAATGGTGAAATCGCTACTCGCGCCATATACCGATATTGAACTAATGCCAACGGGCGGTATTAGCTCAAAAAACATCAATGATTATCTCGCTATCCCTAGAGTTATCGCATGCGGTGGAACTTGGATGGTAGACAAAAAACTCATCAACGAAGGGCGGTGGGACGAAATTGGGCGTTTAGCAAAAGATGCAGCTGATTTAGTCAAATAA